From the Paludisphaera mucosa genome, one window contains:
- a CDS encoding ABC transporter ATP-binding protein, with protein sequence MIELRGVCKSFGTKRAVDHLDLTVRPGELFAFLGPNGAGKTTTIKMICGLLAPSEGAVLVGGHPAASEGARRSLGYVPDQPYLYDKLTGREFLRFVVEMYGVDKATGAARIEEMIDTFEMADFIDELCESYSQGMKQRVVFASALVHEPRVLVVDEPLVGLDPRSARIVKNMFVSQARAGATVLMSIHLLAIAEELADTIGIVDHGRMLAVGSLDELRRQAQHDGSLEDLFLKLTGNDVLRAISPIARARLERPI encoded by the coding sequence ATGATCGAGCTTCGCGGGGTCTGCAAGTCGTTCGGGACCAAGCGCGCGGTCGACCACCTGGACCTGACCGTCCGGCCGGGCGAGCTGTTCGCCTTCCTGGGCCCCAACGGGGCGGGCAAGACGACGACCATCAAGATGATCTGCGGCCTGCTCGCCCCCAGCGAGGGCGCCGTCCTGGTCGGCGGCCATCCGGCGGCGTCGGAGGGGGCGCGACGGTCGCTGGGCTACGTCCCGGATCAACCCTATCTCTACGACAAGCTGACCGGCCGCGAGTTCCTGCGGTTCGTGGTCGAGATGTACGGCGTCGACAAGGCGACCGGCGCGGCCCGGATCGAGGAGATGATCGACACGTTCGAGATGGCCGACTTCATCGACGAGCTTTGCGAGAGCTACTCGCAGGGGATGAAGCAGCGCGTCGTCTTCGCCTCGGCGCTCGTGCACGAGCCCCGCGTGCTCGTGGTCGACGAGCCCCTGGTCGGGCTCGACCCTCGCAGCGCGCGGATCGTCAAGAACATGTTCGTCTCGCAGGCGAGGGCCGGCGCGACCGTCCTGATGTCGATCCACCTGCTGGCCATCGCCGAGGAGCTGGCCGACACCATCGGCATCGTCGACCACGGCCGGATGCTGGCGGTCGGATCCCTCGACGAGCTGCGCCGGCAGGCCCAGCACGACGGCAGCCTGGAAGACCTGTTCCTCAAGCTCACGGGCAACGACGTCCTGCGGGCGATCAGCCCGATCGCCCGCGCCCGCCTGGAGCGGCCGATATGA
- the kdpC gene encoding potassium-transporting ATPase subunit KdpC: MRESLRTSVIVLALMTVLTGFVYPLTVTVFARAVFPWQSGGSLLAGKDKPLGSALIGQPFSRPEYFRGRPSATSPTPYNAAASSGSNLGPLNPDLAKNVQSRVDELRKLDPEVKGVPADLVTASGSGLDPHISPAAAELQVRRVAAARGRSEDQVRELVARYTEGRQFGLLGEPRVNVLRLNLALDEQAGGRTGGPGEGDADRP; the protein is encoded by the coding sequence ATGCGAGAATCGTTGCGAACCTCCGTGATCGTCCTGGCGCTCATGACCGTGCTGACGGGCTTCGTCTACCCGCTGACGGTCACGGTCTTCGCCCGGGCCGTCTTCCCCTGGCAGTCCGGCGGCAGCCTGCTGGCGGGCAAGGACAAGCCCCTGGGCTCGGCCCTGATCGGCCAGCCCTTCAGCCGGCCCGAATACTTCCGGGGCCGGCCGTCGGCCACGTCGCCGACGCCCTACAACGCCGCCGCGTCGAGCGGGTCCAACCTCGGCCCGCTGAATCCCGACCTGGCCAAGAACGTGCAGTCGCGCGTCGACGAGCTTCGGAAGCTCGATCCCGAGGTCAAGGGCGTCCCGGCGGACCTGGTGACGGCGTCGGGCAGCGGGCTCGACCCGCACATCAGCCCGGCCGCCGCCGAGCTCCAGGTCCGTCGTGTGGCCGCGGCGCGGGGACGCTCCGAGGATCAGGTCCGCGAACTCGTCGCTCGCTATACTGAAGGCCGACAGTTCGGCCTGCTGGGCGAGCCCCGGGTCAACGTCCTCCGCCTCAACCTGGCGCTCGACGAGCAGGCCGGCGGCCGGACGGGCGGGCCGGGCGAGGGAGACGCCGACCGACCATGA
- a CDS encoding response regulator, with the protein MNQGDHLVLIIDDEPPIRRFLRASLAAAGYRVTEAETGEEGLKLAAQQPPDLVILDLGLPSMDGQDVLRGLREWLSAPILVLSARDQERQKIEALDAGADDYLTKPFSVGELLARMRTALRHAHRTGAESSVLAFGDLKADLAARQVTRGGVRLTLTPLEYKLLITLMKHSGKVLTHRFLLREVWGPHASQETHYLRVFVAGLRRKLGDDPAHSRFIATEQGVGYRFATD; encoded by the coding sequence ATGAACCAAGGCGATCACCTCGTCCTGATCATCGACGACGAGCCGCCCATCCGTCGTTTCCTGCGGGCCTCGCTCGCCGCCGCGGGCTACCGCGTGACGGAGGCGGAGACCGGCGAAGAGGGGCTGAAGCTGGCCGCCCAGCAGCCGCCCGACCTCGTGATCCTGGACCTCGGCCTGCCGTCGATGGACGGCCAGGACGTGCTCCGCGGCCTCCGCGAGTGGCTCTCGGCACCGATCCTCGTCCTCTCCGCGCGAGATCAGGAGCGCCAGAAGATCGAGGCCCTGGACGCCGGGGCCGACGACTACCTGACGAAGCCGTTCAGCGTCGGCGAGCTGCTGGCCCGGATGCGCACGGCGCTGCGGCACGCCCATCGCACGGGCGCCGAGTCGTCGGTCCTGGCGTTCGGCGACCTCAAGGCGGACCTCGCGGCGCGGCAGGTGACCCGAGGCGGCGTCCGGCTCACGCTCACGCCCCTGGAATACAAGCTGCTGATCACGCTGATGAAGCACTCGGGCAAGGTGCTCACCCACCGCTTCCTGCTCCGCGAGGTCTGGGGCCCCCACGCATCCCAGGAGACGCACTACCTGCGGGTCTTCGTGGCCGGCCTGCGCCGCAAGCTCGGCGACGACCCCGCCCACTCCCGGTTCATCGCGACCGAGCAGGGCGTCGGCTACCGCTTCGCCACCGACTGA
- a CDS encoding putative ABC transporter permease subunit, translated as MSLALTESFADAHHEPRADRTTRALRWLRWRQLRNTMGALVADSRLRASMIVFCSAVFWAGLFLLFLGSFQFVASYIDLANTIVEYLFSMFFLSLLAMLLFSTGIIVYAALFHSREATYLLTTPASTDRIFAHKFAEAVGFSSWGFFLLGSPLLVAYGLSIKPPTAIGGGSGAPWAYYPLFLVYLAVFVLIPASLGAIVAIVVANIFPRREKSVLALATVSAIAAAAYVGVRLWTTPGEALTNDWLGSVLNRLAFCQHPLWPSRWMSAGLLASAKGEWSAAAYYLMILSSHAGLAYLAAAVLARDLYRRGYSRVQGGRSSRKRYGFLYMDAVFHRLFFYLPHPIRLLILKDLRTFLRDPTQWSQFLIFFGLLAFYFLNIPRLGYGAQSPYWRNLVSFLNLSVTALILSTFTSRFIFPLLSLEGRNFWTLGLLPLRRDQILWGKFAFSAGISLFSTEFLVVLSDLMLQMNPWMIVLHVGMIAVLCLGLSGISVGLGARLPNLRETDPSKIAAGFGGTFNLLVSLVFIFTIVTALAVPCHLYFVGQDNPEPARFILSRSGLRFWLTTAVLASLVVGAAATIIPLRIGIKAFNRMEF; from the coding sequence ATGAGCCTCGCGCTGACGGAATCCTTCGCCGACGCCCACCACGAACCCCGGGCCGACCGCACGACGCGGGCCCTCCGCTGGCTGCGCTGGCGTCAGCTCCGCAACACGATGGGGGCGTTGGTCGCCGACTCCCGGCTGCGGGCGTCGATGATCGTCTTCTGCAGCGCGGTCTTCTGGGCGGGGCTGTTCCTGCTGTTCCTCGGCAGCTTCCAGTTCGTCGCCTCGTACATCGACCTGGCGAACACGATCGTCGAGTACCTTTTCAGCATGTTCTTCCTCTCGCTGCTGGCGATGCTGCTGTTCTCGACGGGCATCATCGTCTACGCCGCGCTCTTCCACTCGCGGGAGGCGACCTACCTCCTGACGACCCCGGCGTCGACGGACCGGATCTTCGCCCACAAGTTCGCGGAGGCTGTGGGCTTCTCGTCGTGGGGCTTCTTCCTGCTGGGGAGCCCTCTGCTGGTGGCCTACGGCCTGTCGATCAAGCCGCCCACGGCGATCGGGGGGGGGAGCGGGGCCCCCTGGGCCTATTACCCCCTCTTCCTCGTCTACCTGGCGGTCTTCGTGCTGATACCCGCGAGCCTGGGGGCGATCGTGGCGATCGTCGTGGCGAACATCTTCCCCAGGCGCGAGAAGTCGGTGCTGGCCCTGGCGACGGTTTCGGCGATCGCGGCGGCGGCCTACGTCGGCGTACGGCTCTGGACGACCCCCGGGGAGGCCCTCACGAACGACTGGCTGGGGAGCGTCCTGAACCGCCTGGCTTTCTGCCAGCACCCCCTGTGGCCGAGCCGCTGGATGTCGGCCGGGCTGCTCGCCTCGGCGAAGGGGGAGTGGTCGGCCGCCGCGTACTACCTGATGATCCTCTCGTCGCACGCCGGCCTGGCCTACCTGGCCGCCGCCGTGCTCGCCCGCGACCTCTACCGCCGCGGCTACAGCCGGGTGCAGGGGGGGCGGTCGAGTCGCAAGCGGTACGGGTTCCTGTACATGGACGCGGTCTTCCACCGCCTCTTCTTCTACCTGCCCCACCCCATCCGGCTGCTGATCCTCAAGGACCTGCGGACCTTCCTGCGCGACCCCACCCAGTGGTCGCAGTTCCTGATCTTCTTCGGCCTGCTGGCCTTCTACTTCCTGAACATCCCCCGCCTGGGCTACGGGGCGCAGAGCCCGTACTGGCGGAACCTCGTGAGCTTCCTCAACCTGTCGGTGACGGCGCTCATCCTGTCGACGTTCACCAGCCGGTTCATCTTCCCGCTGCTCTCGCTGGAGGGGCGGAACTTCTGGACGTTGGGCCTGCTGCCGCTGCGGCGCGACCAGATCCTCTGGGGGAAGTTCGCGTTCTCGGCGGGGATCTCGCTCTTCTCGACCGAGTTCCTCGTCGTGTTGAGCGACCTGATGCTCCAGATGAACCCCTGGATGATCGTGCTGCACGTGGGGATGATCGCCGTGCTCTGCCTGGGCCTGTCGGGGATCAGCGTCGGCCTGGGGGCGCGGCTGCCGAACCTCCGGGAGACCGACCCGTCGAAGATCGCGGCCGGGTTCGGCGGGACGTTCAACCTGCTGGTGAGCCTGGTCTTCATCTTCACCATCGTCACGGCCCTCGCGGTGCCGTGCCACCTCTACTTCGTGGGCCAGGACAACCCCGAGCCGGCGCGGTTCATCCTCTCGCGGAGCGGGCTGCGGTTCTGGCTCACGACGGCGGTCCTGGCCAGCCTGGTGGTCGGCGCCGCCGCCACGATCATCCCCCTGCGGATCGGGATCAAGGCGTTCAACCGCATGGAATTCTGA
- a CDS encoding sensor histidine kinase, whose amino-acid sequence MTDHRPDPDALLERVLSEAAREHRGALKIFFGYAAGVGKTFSMLQAAHRAAAAGREVVVGYIEPHGRPETQALLEGLEALPTRPVPYRGVTLQEFDLDAALARRPGLILVDELAHSNAEGSRHAKRWQDVEELLGAGVDVWTTLNVQHIDSLNDVIGRITGVAVRETVPDRVFDRADDLELVDVSPEELVERLNAGKIYIPDQARRALGSFFQKSNLVALREFSLRQAARRVHTDVESARRQRSVAEPWATSDRLLVCVGPSPTTTRVIRTARRMAAALDAPWVAVSVERAGATDSPAVKDRIAEHFRLAERLGAEVVTLPGEGVASALLDYARTRNVTKILIGKTDQPRWRRLVFGTIVDELLDRSGDVDVYVIRGEGDPPRPAGPPRPAEAIDRVVYLKAGAILAAGGLVAAAFDRFGLREVNVVMALLAAVAIVAARHGRGPAIVASVVAVLGFDFLVVPPRYSLAVTDAQYVITFLVMLAIALLISTLTARLKVQVENGKAREFRLSALYELGRQLSSLSGAVFLSAAAGRKIAELTGGEVVIYLGDPGEPTEIAYGRMTGVALHPVSEPAARWVIEHDRIAGAGTDTLPNAAALFVPLTGSQRTVGAIAVRTEPAARMLEPEQRRSLESCAGQLALALERDRMSIAASEAMIQARAEQVRNALLSSVSHDLRTPLAAIAGASGSLLRGDADDEPTRRQLLETIADEASRLTRLLENILQMSRLELGAAAANKQWNILEEIVGSALGRVRRELRDHQVEVRMPPDLPLVLVDGLLLEQLFLNLLENAARYTPPGSTITITAARDGAWLTISVADDGPGLPPGSEERIFEKFYRASSSSDVGRGSGLGLAICRAVASVHGGTITASNRPAGGVEFLLRLPFPADPPKVELE is encoded by the coding sequence ATGACCGACCACCGCCCCGACCCCGACGCCCTGCTGGAACGGGTCCTGAGCGAAGCGGCCCGCGAACATCGGGGCGCGCTGAAGATCTTCTTCGGCTACGCGGCGGGGGTGGGCAAGACGTTCTCCATGCTCCAGGCGGCGCATCGGGCCGCCGCCGCGGGCCGGGAGGTCGTCGTCGGCTACATCGAGCCCCACGGCAGGCCCGAGACCCAGGCCCTCCTGGAGGGCCTGGAGGCCCTGCCCACACGCCCCGTCCCCTATCGAGGCGTGACCCTGCAGGAATTCGACCTGGACGCGGCCCTGGCGCGGAGGCCGGGGCTGATCCTCGTGGACGAGCTGGCCCACTCGAACGCCGAGGGGAGTCGCCACGCCAAGCGCTGGCAGGACGTCGAGGAGCTGCTGGGGGCGGGGGTCGACGTCTGGACGACCCTCAACGTCCAGCACATCGACAGCCTCAACGACGTCATCGGCCGGATCACCGGCGTCGCGGTGCGCGAGACCGTGCCCGACCGCGTCTTCGACCGGGCCGACGACCTGGAGCTGGTGGACGTCTCGCCCGAGGAGTTGGTCGAGCGCCTGAACGCGGGCAAGATCTACATCCCCGACCAGGCCAGGCGGGCGCTGGGGAGCTTCTTCCAGAAGTCCAACCTCGTCGCCCTGCGGGAATTCTCGCTCCGGCAGGCCGCCCGGCGGGTCCACACCGACGTCGAGTCGGCACGTCGCCAGCGGTCGGTCGCCGAACCCTGGGCGACGTCCGACCGCCTGCTCGTCTGCGTCGGCCCCAGCCCGACCACGACCCGCGTGATCCGCACGGCCAGGCGTATGGCCGCCGCGCTCGACGCTCCCTGGGTGGCGGTCTCCGTCGAGCGGGCCGGTGCGACCGATTCCCCGGCGGTCAAGGACCGGATCGCCGAGCACTTCCGCCTGGCCGAGCGGCTCGGGGCCGAGGTCGTCACGCTCCCCGGCGAAGGGGTCGCGTCCGCGCTCCTGGATTACGCCCGCACCCGCAACGTCACCAAGATCCTCATCGGCAAGACCGACCAGCCCCGCTGGCGGCGACTCGTCTTCGGCACGATCGTCGACGAACTGCTGGATCGCAGCGGCGACGTGGACGTGTACGTGATCCGGGGCGAGGGCGACCCGCCGCGGCCCGCGGGCCCCCCCCGGCCGGCGGAGGCGATCGACCGCGTCGTCTACCTCAAGGCCGGGGCGATCCTGGCCGCAGGGGGGCTCGTCGCCGCCGCCTTCGATCGGTTCGGCCTGCGCGAGGTGAACGTCGTCATGGCACTGCTCGCGGCCGTGGCGATCGTGGCGGCCCGGCACGGCCGCGGGCCGGCGATCGTCGCCAGCGTGGTCGCCGTCCTGGGGTTCGACTTCCTCGTCGTGCCGCCTCGTTACAGCCTCGCCGTGACCGACGCCCAGTACGTCATCACGTTCCTGGTGATGCTCGCAATCGCCCTGCTGATCAGCACCCTCACGGCCCGGCTCAAGGTCCAGGTGGAGAACGGCAAGGCACGCGAGTTCCGCCTCTCGGCCCTCTACGAGCTGGGCCGGCAGCTCAGCTCCCTCTCCGGCGCGGTCTTCCTGTCGGCGGCGGCCGGGAGGAAGATCGCCGAACTGACCGGCGGCGAGGTCGTCATCTATCTCGGCGACCCGGGCGAGCCCACCGAGATCGCCTACGGCCGCATGACCGGGGTCGCCCTCCATCCGGTGAGCGAGCCCGCCGCGCGATGGGTCATCGAGCACGATCGGATCGCCGGGGCGGGGACCGACACCCTCCCCAACGCCGCGGCGCTCTTCGTGCCGCTGACCGGCTCCCAGCGCACGGTCGGCGCGATCGCCGTGAGGACCGAGCCGGCGGCGCGGATGCTCGAGCCCGAACAGCGACGCTCGCTGGAGTCGTGCGCCGGGCAGCTCGCCCTGGCCCTGGAGCGCGATCGCATGTCGATCGCCGCCTCCGAGGCCATGATCCAGGCCCGGGCCGAGCAGGTGCGGAACGCCCTCTTGAGCAGCGTCTCCCACGACTTGCGGACGCCGCTGGCCGCCATCGCCGGGGCCAGCGGCAGCCTCTTGCGAGGCGACGCCGACGACGAGCCCACGCGTCGTCAGCTCTTGGAGACGATCGCCGACGAGGCGTCGCGCCTCACCCGGCTGCTGGAGAACATCCTCCAGATGTCGCGGCTGGAGCTGGGGGCGGCGGCCGCCAACAAGCAGTGGAACATCCTGGAGGAGATCGTCGGCTCGGCCCTGGGACGCGTCCGCCGCGAGCTTCGCGACCACCAGGTCGAGGTGCGGATGCCGCCCGACCTGCCGCTGGTCCTCGTCGACGGGCTGCTCCTGGAGCAGCTCTTCCTCAACCTCCTGGAGAACGCCGCCCGGTACACCCCGCCCGGTTCCACGATCACGATCACCGCCGCTCGCGATGGCGCGTGGCTGACGATCTCGGTCGCGGACGACGGCCCGGGGCTCCCCCCCGGCTCCGAGGAGCGGATCTTCGAGAAGTTCTACCGGGCCTCGTCCTCGTCCGACGTCGGCCGCGGGAGCGGGCTGGGCCTGGCCATCTGCCGGGCCGTCGCCAGCGTCCACGGGGGGACGATCACCGCCTCGAACCGTCCCGCAGGCGGCGTCGAATTCCTGCTCCGACTGCCGTTCCCGGCCGACCCGCCGAAGGTCGAGCTGGAATGA
- the kdpA gene encoding potassium-transporting ATPase subunit KdpA, which yields MIFDAYLETALFAAGLVLAVKPLGLLMAAVYEGRPPRLLRWLGPVERLIYRLGGIDPAAEMSWKVYTRAMLAFTLVGFLAVYAVQRSQGLLPLNTEGLPAVGPDLAFNTAVSFVTNTNWQSYGGESTMAYPTQATALTVQNFVSAAVGMAVLVALIRGFTRKQSATIGNFWVDLTRGVVYILLPVSLVLSAALVSQGVVQTIAPYQEVALLEPGVDGDGKPVTTQKIAVGPAASQVAIKQLGTNGGGFFNVNSAHPLENPTPLTNFLQVLAILIIPAALCSTFGQMIGDRRQGWALFAVMAVVFAAMLFVAGASERRGNPVLAAIGVDQPAGNMEGKEVRFGVMNSALWAVATTAASNGSVNAMHDSFTPLGGLAAMWLMQLGEVIFGGVGSGLYGMLAFAVVAVFLAGLMVGRTPEYLGKKIGAFEMKMASLAILLPCAMVLVGTAVAVAATPGRAGVFNPGPHGFSEVLYALSSASNNNGSAFGGLSANTPFYNGLLGLAMLVGRLGVMIPILAVAGSLAAQNHVPAGPGTLPTHTPLFIVLLTSVIVVVGALSFFPALALGPIVEHLMLPS from the coding sequence ATGATTTTCGACGCATATCTGGAGACGGCGCTCTTCGCCGCGGGCCTCGTGCTGGCCGTGAAGCCGCTGGGGCTGCTCATGGCCGCGGTCTACGAGGGCCGCCCGCCGCGACTGCTGCGGTGGCTCGGCCCCGTGGAGCGGCTCATTTACCGCCTGGGCGGGATCGACCCGGCGGCGGAGATGTCGTGGAAGGTGTATACCCGGGCCATGCTGGCCTTCACGCTGGTCGGCTTCCTGGCCGTCTACGCCGTCCAGCGGTCCCAGGGGCTGCTGCCGCTGAACACCGAAGGGCTGCCCGCCGTCGGTCCGGACCTGGCGTTCAACACGGCCGTGAGCTTCGTCACCAACACCAACTGGCAAAGCTACGGCGGCGAGTCGACGATGGCCTATCCGACCCAGGCGACCGCCCTGACGGTGCAGAACTTCGTCTCGGCCGCGGTGGGCATGGCCGTGCTCGTCGCCCTGATCCGCGGGTTCACGCGGAAGCAGTCCGCGACCATCGGCAACTTCTGGGTCGACCTGACCCGGGGCGTCGTCTACATCCTGCTGCCGGTCTCGCTCGTCCTGTCGGCGGCGCTCGTGTCGCAGGGCGTCGTCCAGACGATCGCCCCGTATCAGGAGGTCGCATTGTTGGAGCCGGGGGTCGACGGCGACGGCAAGCCCGTGACCACGCAGAAGATCGCCGTGGGGCCGGCGGCCTCCCAGGTGGCGATCAAGCAGCTGGGGACCAACGGCGGCGGCTTCTTCAACGTCAATTCGGCGCACCCGCTGGAGAACCCCACGCCGCTCACGAACTTCCTGCAGGTGCTGGCGATCCTCATCATCCCCGCCGCCCTCTGCTCCACGTTCGGCCAGATGATCGGCGACCGCAGGCAGGGGTGGGCGCTCTTCGCGGTCATGGCGGTCGTCTTCGCCGCCATGCTCTTCGTCGCCGGCGCCTCGGAGCGGCGCGGCAACCCGGTCCTCGCCGCGATCGGCGTGGACCAACCGGCGGGAAACATGGAGGGCAAGGAGGTCCGGTTCGGGGTCATGAATTCGGCCCTCTGGGCGGTGGCCACGACGGCCGCCTCCAACGGCTCGGTCAACGCGATGCACGACTCGTTCACGCCTCTGGGCGGCCTGGCCGCGATGTGGCTGATGCAGCTCGGCGAGGTGATCTTCGGCGGCGTGGGCTCCGGGCTCTACGGCATGCTGGCCTTCGCCGTGGTGGCCGTCTTCCTGGCGGGCCTGATGGTCGGCCGGACGCCCGAGTATCTCGGCAAGAAGATCGGCGCCTTCGAGATGAAGATGGCCTCGCTGGCGATCCTCCTCCCCTGCGCCATGGTGCTCGTCGGGACGGCCGTGGCCGTCGCGGCGACGCCGGGGCGGGCGGGCGTCTTCAACCCGGGGCCGCACGGGTTCAGCGAGGTCCTCTACGCCCTGTCGTCGGCGTCGAACAACAACGGCAGCGCCTTCGGCGGCCTTTCGGCGAACACGCCCTTCTACAACGGGCTGCTCGGCCTGGCGATGCTCGTGGGCCGGCTCGGGGTGATGATCCCGATCCTGGCCGTCGCGGGCTCGCTCGCCGCGCAGAACCACGTCCCCGCGGGCCCCGGGACGCTCCCCACGCACACGCCGTTGTTCATCGTGCTGCTGACGTCCGTGATCGTCGTCGTCGGCGCGCTGAGCTTCTTCCCGGCCCTCGCGCTGGGGCCGATCGTCGAACATCTCATGCTCCCGTCCTGA
- the kdpB gene encoding potassium-transporting ATPase subunit KdpB, producing MTKTARRAQVVDKGVVASAIRSSFLKLNPRTQLRNPVMFAVYLGAILTTLVWLRSIGGSPGGPADESPGFVLGVGLWLWITVLFANFAEAIAEGHGKAQADSLRKARTQVAARRIVDRETGATDDVPAPDLKVGDLVMVRAGEFIPADGDVVEGVASVDESAITGESAPVVRESGGDRCAVTGGTRVISDWLVIRVSTKPGESFLDRMIAMVEGANRQKTPNEIALAILLAALTLVFLLVVATLQPFSAYAAATSGQGSPITLTVLIALFVCLAPTTIGALLSAIGIAGMNRLSRSNVVAMSGRAVEAAGDVDVLLLDKTGTITLGNRQATRFLPAAGVSERDLAEAAQLASMADETPEGRSIAVLAKDRFDLRGHDLERLNPEFVPFTAQTRMSGVDLDGAVIRKGAAGAVEAHVRSLGGRFPEGLQAIVREISQAGGTPLAVSRGDRALGVIELKDVVKGGIKERFSELRQMGIKTVMITGDNPLTAAAIAAEAGVDDFLAEATPEAKLALIRDYQKGGRLVAMTGDGTNDAPALAQADVAVAMNTGTQAAKEAGNMVDLDSNPTKLIEIVNIGKQLLMTRGSLTTFSIANDVAKYFAILPAAFAATYPALKALDVMRMTSPSSAILSAVIFNALIIIALVPLALKGVRYRPVGAAQLLRDNLLIYGLGGLIVPFVGIKAIDLFLSAVGAA from the coding sequence ATGACCAAGACCGCACGCCGAGCCCAGGTCGTCGACAAGGGGGTCGTCGCCTCGGCGATCCGCTCGTCCTTCCTGAAGCTCAACCCCCGAACGCAGCTACGTAACCCCGTGATGTTCGCCGTGTACCTGGGCGCGATCCTGACGACCCTGGTCTGGCTGAGGTCGATCGGCGGCTCGCCAGGAGGGCCGGCCGACGAGTCGCCCGGCTTCGTCCTGGGCGTCGGCCTCTGGCTCTGGATCACGGTGCTCTTCGCCAACTTCGCCGAGGCGATCGCCGAGGGCCACGGCAAGGCCCAGGCCGACAGCCTGAGGAAGGCTCGCACCCAGGTCGCGGCGCGTCGGATCGTCGATCGCGAGACCGGCGCCACCGACGACGTCCCCGCCCCGGACCTGAAGGTCGGCGACCTCGTGATGGTCCGGGCCGGGGAGTTCATCCCGGCCGACGGCGACGTCGTCGAGGGCGTGGCGTCGGTCGACGAGAGCGCGATCACCGGCGAGAGCGCGCCGGTGGTCCGCGAGAGCGGCGGCGACCGGTGCGCCGTCACCGGCGGCACCCGCGTCATCTCCGACTGGCTCGTCATCCGGGTCTCGACGAAGCCCGGCGAGAGCTTCCTGGACCGCATGATCGCCATGGTCGAGGGGGCGAATCGCCAGAAGACCCCCAACGAGATCGCGCTGGCGATCCTGCTCGCGGCGCTCACGCTGGTCTTCCTGCTGGTGGTCGCCACGCTCCAGCCGTTCTCGGCCTACGCCGCCGCGACGTCGGGGCAGGGGAGCCCGATCACGCTGACCGTCCTGATCGCCCTGTTCGTCTGCCTGGCCCCGACGACGATCGGCGCCCTGCTCTCGGCCATCGGCATCGCCGGCATGAACCGCCTGAGCCGGTCCAACGTCGTCGCCATGTCGGGCCGGGCCGTCGAGGCGGCGGGCGACGTCGACGTCCTCCTGCTCGACAAGACGGGCACGATCACCCTGGGGAACCGCCAGGCGACCCGATTCCTGCCGGCGGCCGGCGTCAGCGAGCGCGACCTCGCCGAGGCCGCCCAGCTGGCCTCGATGGCCGACGAGACGCCCGAGGGCCGGAGCATCGCCGTCCTGGCCAAGGACCGTTTCGACCTGCGGGGCCACGACCTGGAGCGCCTCAACCCCGAGTTCGTGCCGTTCACCGCGCAGACCCGCATGAGCGGCGTCGATCTTGACGGGGCGGTGATCCGCAAGGGGGCCGCCGGGGCGGTGGAGGCCCACGTCCGGTCCCTGGGCGGCCGTTTCCCCGAAGGCCTCCAGGCGATCGTCCGCGAGATCTCGCAGGCCGGCGGCACGCCGCTGGCGGTCAGCCGGGGCGATCGGGCTCTGGGCGTGATCGAGCTGAAGGACGTCGTGAAGGGCGGCATCAAGGAGCGATTCTCCGAGCTGCGGCAGATGGGCATCAAGACCGTCATGATCACCGGCGACAACCCGCTGACCGCGGCGGCGATCGCCGCCGAGGCGGGCGTCGACGACTTCCTCGCCGAGGCCACCCCCGAGGCCAAGCTGGCGCTCATCCGCGATTACCAGAAGGGCGGACGCCTGGTGGCGATGACCGGGGACGGCACCAACGACGCCCCCGCGCTGGCGCAGGCCGACGTGGCCGTGGCCATGAACACCGGCACGCAGGCGGCCAAGGAGGCGGGGAACATGGTCGACCTCGACAGCAACCCCACGAAGCTCATCGAGATCGTCAACATCGGCAAGCAACTGCTGATGACCCGCGGCTCGCTGACGACCTTCAGCATCGCCAACGACGTGGCCAAGTACTTCGCCATCCTCCCGGCCGCATTCGCCGCGACCTACCCGGCGCTCAAGGCGCTCGACGTCATGCGGATGACCTCCCCGTCCAGCGCGATCCTCTCGGCGGTCATCTTCAACGCCCTGATCATCATCGCCCTCGTCCCCCTGGCGTTGAAGGGGGTCCGCTACCGACCCGTCGGCGCGGCGCAGCTGCTGCGGGACAACCTGCTGATCTACGGGCTCGGCGGGCTCATCGTCCCGTTCGTGGGCATCAAGGCGATCGATCTGTTCCTTTCGGCCGTCGGGGCCGCCTGA